The Lachnospiraceae bacterium KM106-2 nucleotide sequence ACCACTGGTCTGTACTGATGGGACAACAAAAGCAATATTAGGAACCATAATGCTCTTAATATATTTTCCAAACTGATAACTATTATAAACAGTAGTACAGTGTTTCTTCGTATATTGATATGCAGTCTCTGCTAACTTTGATCTTAATTGCTCGTTCTCGATTAATTGTTTTAATCTGTTATACCAATCATCCTCATTATTATCACATAACAATCCAGTTTCTGAGTCTACCATCATATCTTTTAATGCACCAACATTACTTGCAATAGTTACAACTTTAACCAAACTAGCTTCAACCCATTTATTTTCTGATTTTGCTTCATTGAAAATTGATTGTTCTAGTGGTACTAAATTGATATCAACAGATGCGATCAACTCAGGGAGTTTCTGCCAATCACAGAATGGCATTCCAACAACTCTTTCTTTAAATGGCTCTAATTCTTTAGGGATATCAAGTTCACCAACTACGTGTAATACAACATTAGAATATTCTTTCATGATTCTAGCGATCACTGGTAAAATCATATTAAAATCATCATTATGAGTAATACTACCACTAAAATATCCTAATCGTACTTCTTTCCCTTTCCATCCTTTAATTATCTCGCATGACTTTTTATATTGTTTTTTCTCAGATCTATGTGTTAAGTTGTCTGTATTGATATATGGTAGCTTATCTCTATTGTAAATAGCATGTTCTGATAGTTCTAACATTCTATCAGAAGCAGTATTTCTATTTATATAAACTTCTGGTACATAATTTCTTAACTCAGCTGCAAGTCTTTCTGTTGATGTAATTGCTCCATCACACATTCTTAATGTTTCTTGCATTCTGTTTACACCATCATCATATCCGTCTTTTTCTTCTTTTGATAATGTTTTTAAGTACTTAATTTGATCCGTATACTTTTTATCGATTACAAGATCATCAATATCAAATAATACCTTTTTATTGTATTGCTTCGCTAATTCAATAAACTCTTTAATTGTATCTGTAATTGGACATCGGAAGAATATAAACACTCTATAGTTTTTTACCATTTCCAAAGTAACGTTTTCATAAAATACTTCGTTACTTACAATATTAGTTGCTAATAATTGTTCCCTCTGATGAGATACTCTATATCGAGATGGATGTGGTAAAAAACATCCATTAATAAACAAAACATCCGCCACTAATTTTTCTGGATCATTATTCTCATTACTTTTATCTCGAGTAATATGTCTCTTAACATAAGCTGCCGATTTCTTTGCAAAAATAGCTACACCATCATTTGAAATTGTTTCTTTTGACTTATCTAGCAATTCGCCTACTCTTCCCATTACTGTTCTCCTTGATTCCAAAATTTTCTATATTCATTACATACTTCTTTAGCATTACCGATCATTTTAACTTTTTTATTGTCAATCCAAACTACTCTATTACACATTTCTTCAATTTGATCAATGCTATGTGAAACAAATAGTACTGTTGTACCACCACTCATTAACTCTAACATTTTACTTTTACTCTTTTGTTGAAATCCTTCATCCCCAACAGCAAGTATCTCATCAACAATTAAGATTTCTGGATGAACGACTGTTGCAATTGAAAATGCCAAACGCATTAACATACCTGATGAATAGTTTCGAATTGGTGTCTCTATAAATTCATGTAATTCAGAGAATTCAAGTATCTCATCATATTTTTCTTTTAAAAATTCTTCACTGTAACCTAAAATTGCTCCATTTAAAAAGATATTTTCTCTACCGCTTAGTTCCATATCAAAACCTGATCCAAGTTCAAGCATTGGGACAATATTTCCATTCGCAATAACTTTTCCACTTGTTGGTTTTAATACACCTGAAATAACCTTTAATAAAGTACTTTTTCCGGCACCATTTCTACCAATAATACCAACTACTTCACCTTTATTTATATCAAAACTAATATCTTTAAAAGCCCAGAATTCATTATATTGAACTTGATTTTTTAAATGTGCTATTACAAACTCTTTTAAACTTAAAATTTTATCATTAGCCATTCTAAACTGCATAGATACATTATCAACTGTTATCATCTTCATAACTCAAATTCCTCCATATTTATCATGTA carries:
- a CDS encoding lipopolysaccharide biosynthesis protein: MGRVGELLDKSKETISNDGVAIFAKKSAAYVKRHITRDKSNENNDPEKLVADVLFINGCFLPHPSRYRVSHQREQLLATNIVSNEVFYENVTLEMVKNYRVFIFFRCPITDTIKEFIELAKQYNKKVLFDIDDLVIDKKYTDQIKYLKTLSKEEKDGYDDGVNRMQETLRMCDGAITSTERLAAELRNYVPEVYINRNTASDRMLELSEHAIYNRDKLPYINTDNLTHRSEKKQYKKSCEIIKGWKGKEVRLGYFSGSITHNDDFNMILPVIARIMKEYSNVVLHVVGELDIPKELEPFKERVVGMPFCDWQKLPELIASVDINLVPLEQSIFNEAKSENKWVEASLVKVVTIASNVGALKDMMVDSETGLLCDNNEDDWYNRLKQLIENEQLRSKLAETAYQYTKKHCTTVYNSYQFGKYIKSIMVPNIAFVVPSVQTSGGILVIFKHAAILQSYGYDVTLINDGFESKDILKDGSRIPVVSKQTQQIHTSFDKMVATLWSTLSTLALYPNIKDRYYFVQNFETDFYEAGNFFKVAANQSYNPCFDVNFITISKWCQNWLVDSYEKDASYLPNGIDLEHFTAKKRNFNNNGKIRILVEGNSNDYYKNVDESFRIIEQLDKDKYEIWFMSYLGKPKAWYHVDKFLHKVPYEKVPEVYQQCHILIKSSLLESFSYPPLEMMSTGGYVVVAPNEGNIEYLRDEENCLFYDRNKEGDAVRAIERICSDSNLRDKLYENGIETAKRRDWRELEKEVLSFYGFNRGE
- a CDS encoding teichoic acid export ATP-binding protein TagH — translated: MKMITVDNVSMQFRMANDKILSLKEFVIAHLKNQVQYNEFWAFKDISFDINKGEVVGIIGRNGAGKSTLLKVISGVLKPTSGKVIANGNIVPMLELGSGFDMELSGRENIFLNGAILGYSEEFLKEKYDEILEFSELHEFIETPIRNYSSGMLMRLAFSIATVVHPEILIVDEILAVGDEGFQQKSKSKMLELMSGGTTVLFVSHSIDQIEEMCNRVVWIDNKKVKMIGNAKEVCNEYRKFWNQGEQ